One window from the genome of Luteitalea sp. encodes:
- a CDS encoding DUF1223 domain-containing protein, with protein sequence MKSRSLVVFSVLTLLPFAACLLAVHVEAKEESSTAGRPVLIELFTSEGCSSCPPADQLLATLLAEQPVPKVQIIPLAFHVDYWNDLGWRDRFSSSAHSRRQSTYAEKLELEGPYTPQLVVDGVTQTVGHDRNAALQLIHESAAAPKVDVTLDVAADRSRGDRASVEIEVAAPGGHVEKSDVLLAVTEDGLVTNVERGENATRRLSHVAVVRSFDRVGSFDGKKAFTKSRRIDLDRDWQREALKVILVVQEKDSGRVIGLAARQLSTPAS encoded by the coding sequence ATGAAGTCCCGGAGTCTCGTCGTGTTCAGCGTCCTGACCCTCCTGCCCTTCGCCGCCTGCCTGCTGGCGGTTCACGTGGAGGCCAAAGAGGAGAGCAGCACCGCGGGCAGACCAGTGCTCATCGAGCTGTTCACGTCCGAGGGGTGCTCGAGCTGCCCGCCTGCGGACCAGCTGCTCGCCACGCTGCTGGCGGAGCAGCCCGTTCCCAAGGTGCAGATCATCCCGCTCGCCTTCCATGTGGACTACTGGAACGACCTGGGATGGCGTGACCGGTTCTCCTCGTCTGCACACTCGCGCCGGCAGAGCACGTATGCGGAGAAATTGGAGCTCGAGGGGCCGTATACACCGCAGCTCGTCGTTGACGGCGTCACACAGACAGTCGGCCACGATCGGAACGCTGCCTTACAACTCATTCACGAGTCGGCGGCGGCACCGAAAGTGGACGTCACGCTCGACGTGGCTGCTGATCGCTCGCGTGGGGATCGCGCGTCGGTCGAGATCGAGGTCGCCGCTCCAGGCGGTCACGTGGAAAAGAGCGACGTGCTGTTGGCCGTGACCGAAGACGGCTTGGTGACCAACGTCGAGCGGGGTGAGAACGCGACGCGTCGTCTGTCGCACGTGGCTGTCGTTCGCTCGTTCGATCGCGTCGGATCGTTCGACGGGAAGAAGGCATTCACCAAGAGCCGCCGAATCGATCTCGATCGAGACTGGCAGCGCGAGGCGCTCAAGGTCATTCTCGTCGTCCAGGAGAAGGATTCAGGGCGCGTCATTGGTCTCGCGGCGCGTCAGCTCTCAACGCCAGCCTCATAG